ATAATGATCCAGAAAAACGGAGTATATTGGTATGCTTTAAAATGTAGCATAATTGcctattttaacaattaaatattttcaataagtAATTTGCGTTATTTATTTGGAACTTATTCTTTCGATAAAATGAACTTTCGGTCGTACCGACGGGGGTGCGCAACTCACTTGTGTCACAGATTAGAGAGGTTGTGCTTGTGTTCTGTCAATTGTCGAAACTGGAGAACAAAGGAATCGAGTGTGGTAGCGTGAGGACGCAGAAAAAATTAGGTGAGTTGATCTCACAGAGTATTTATCGTTAATAATTAATCTTAAGTACAATtgatggtaattttttactttaactacTTCTGGATTTTCAAGCTGAAACTTACGCCAAACGATTCTTCTGAGTGCCCTGATGACCGTACACTATGAATTTTCTtgtgcaaattgaaaataacattagaaaaataatttttattttcactcacttttcacttgaatcgccatttttgttgattttaaggCTTCGACCATATATCATATAGACTCGCCGTAAAGCGAGTTTGTAGGCAGGTTGTTTGAAGCCAACATGTATGGGTGCGAGGAGTGAGGGGCAAGAGGAAGCTCACTCCTTGTTCAATGGCAGCTCGTAGTCAAGGggcaaacaattgaaaaaacattacaagtttcagaaataatttaagttttcgagtttcaaaaaaaatgccttaGTTAAAATACTTCTAATTCTATCTTATGACATGTCGTCAGAGTtgtaatattcaaaaatattcagtatCAAAGCGGAAAATCAGAATACGTTACGACGCCACTGGTGTATTTCCAGATTTAGGTTAACACCTGTATTTTCTTACCTACGGATGACATTACCGATGAATACCCCTTGTGAATACTTTCTCCTGTATATTTCGACGCAAGAACCAGATTTTACCCATTCACAAGTAAATTTAAGCccaaaattcacaatttttcccTTTAATCACAATCGTGAAGCACGAAGTTTGACGAATATTAACGAAAcacttggaaatattttgaatggaCCAATCAGAGAAGGGGTACCTAAGAGTCAAATTCGCGTACCAAGCCTTATTTCCCCTTGCCCCACCTGCACATGTTGGCTTCAAAACAAATCTCACCTTGCCCAGTCTATATGATATATGGTCGAAGTTTTAAGGGATACAACCGGATACAACGTTTGCCACCAGGGTGTGCATGCGTTGCGTGTGCTTATTTCTGATTGGTTGTTATTGTTTAGCTTCAACAGGTAAGAATCGCACCTGCGTGTTTGTTATGATTATAACATCTTCGGGTATTCccagaataaatttaaatgacgtattatacctttttcattaaaaagtaggtgtattttttcatattttgcaatttgaatttatgtcTCTGTGCTCTGATTGGCTGATTGACGGAAGTGAGGATGCGTTGTTGCATTCCCGCATTTCCCTTCATGCAATTTACCAACAACACTACTCTATTACTATTTTACTTACTAGTGGTGAACaaggtattttttttgtgagtgCTACGTTCTCGAGGTTAATTTACCACTCGTGGTGTATATTTGCTTTTAGTTAGCTGGGGCGCAGCCCCAGCCTCCGGCCACGAACTGTACGGCACCCTAGCTCCATAAAAAACACTACTCAAAGTgtcgagttccacgttttcttgtttaattggtcgtggggtttgtttcctgttagttaactggggcgaagccccagccacgcgcaacataattccataaaaaccactattccacgtttcgagttccacggtttcgagtttaattgttcgtggggtatgtttatttttagttcgctggggcgaagccccagcctgcACCCTACGACCTGTACGCGCTGTAGctccataaaaatcactattccacgtttcgagttcaacattttcgagtttaatcgtCTGTggggtatgtttatttttaggtcgctggggcgaagccccagcctgcGGGCTATCATCTGTTGGCGCCTTGCCTCATTTGTAGTTACATTTACGGTTAATATCATTTATTAgagtgttaataaaatttaaaaagtctaGGTCAAGGTCATTCAAAgtcgaattttttgaaaacggGGGATTTGCACAAACTTTCATGGTCATATCTTTGATCTAGAGgcatttttaaagcaaaatgcaaaaaacaatttttcaaaaatccagaagtagctaaagtaaaaatttacccATAACGATTCCGTCACATGTGTAGAATACTCCCTCAATGGTGAATTTCTAGCGTCATATTCCGAAGACCAAACCTTGCTCATATGGGTGACCAAGCAGTCCCAGATGGGGACCTGTCTCGAAATGAGGGCACACTTATCCCCAATCCGGTGCCGGGCCTTCTCCCCCCAAGGCAACCAGGTACCCTTGTCCCAGCCCCCTTAATTACcaaaattctaataaaaaaaaactctagatACTAACAGGATCCAACGACAAGTCAATCAAACTATGGTCGGTAACACGCAAACAACTACTGAAATCATTTGTGGGGCACACTAGTTGGGTCCGCAGTCGCCAATATGCGCCAGACGGCCAGAAAATTGTCTCATGTGCTGACGACCAAACTGTCCGCTGCGGATGTGTTGTTTGGTGTTGTCGGGTTTGTGGTTTCAAACCAACGTAATATGGCCGTCAAAAGTAGCAGTTCTGCTACATCATTGAGGCAAATAATTTAGCCAAAAATACCGTAAAGTGTTTACACCACAGCAGTGATAATTGCGAATTTAGTGAATTTGGACCTATCGGTGTAAAAAATCCGACCGGGGATGAAGATAACAGTGCGAAATctctatcaaaaaaatttcattattcaCATAGAGCCGTCTAAAACGGTAGGCATTTTCCCCCCCGAAAATTCCTTTTAATCAAATTCCTTTCCAGGACAATGGCTTAAAACAACAAATCGAAGCCGAAAAGGGCAAAGAGTACCGATGGAACTACCAGAGAGACTAATCTACAGAGGTGAGCACACCGGCACCAAATCCCTCGTAAACAGCCCCCTTTTTAGGCAAAATCATAAAAGATGAGGCACCACTATCAACATCGACGAGGACAAATTTATCGTAATTATGGTCTCAAGACCCGACTCTGGCACCACCGAAGTGG
This window of the Tribolium castaneum strain GA2 chromosome 11, icTriCast1.1, whole genome shotgun sequence genome carries:
- the LOC103314032 gene encoding uncharacterized protein LOC103314032; this encodes MNIVTCVCRLVNTLEMQVMTLVSMPYEGIQTKTLFIDWTKGCDQLVVWIFYQGNLVGPESNWIPGMVELFPGGQIREVVLVFCQLSKLENKGIECGSVRTQKKLASYSEDQTLLIWVTKQSQMGTCLEMRAHLSPIRCRAFSPQGNQILTGSNDKSIKLWSVTRKQLLKSFVGHTSWVRSRQYAPDGQKIVSCADDQTVRCGCVVWCCRVCGFKPT